Proteins encoded together in one Arachis duranensis cultivar V14167 unplaced genomic scaffold, aradu.V14167.gnm2.J7QH unplaced_Scaffold_154947, whole genome shotgun sequence window:
- the LOC127739744 gene encoding uncharacterized protein LOC127739744 isoform X3: MAMERNVNGKGNREAATWDLRKTALFCLASRFCKLPESSAAGNQHWSYPESLLLLPWELVLEPLMELLCLVIFASCDIEISSEEAIETAKQLMLKEGLFVSSLIRCRRRARNFFG; this comes from the exons ATGGCCATGGAGAGGAACGtgaatggaaaaggaaacaggGAAGCTGCTACTTGGGATTTGAGGAAAACGGCTCTGTTCTGCCTCGCCTCTAGGTTCTGCAAGTTGCCGGAGTCCTCAGCCGCCGGGAACCAGCACTGGAGCTACCCAGAATCACTACTGCTGCTGCCATGGGAGCTGGTATTGGAACCACTGATGGAGCTGCTGTGTTTAGTGATTTTCGCGAGTTGTGACATCGAG ATATCAAGTGAAGAAGCTATAGAAACTGCAAAGCAACTAATGCTTAAAGAAGGCCTGTTTGTAAGTTCCCTAAT AAGATGCAGAAGACGAGCGAGAAACTTTTTTggttga
- the LOC127739744 gene encoding uncharacterized protein LOC127739744 isoform X1 translates to MAMERNVNGKGNREAATWDLRKTALFCLASRFCKLPESSAAGNQHWSYPESLLLLPWELVLEPLMELLCLVIFASCDIEISSEEAIETAKQLMLKEGLFKMQKTSEKLFWLMKMMKTMTGMGMPLVSGDICAI, encoded by the exons ATGGCCATGGAGAGGAACGtgaatggaaaaggaaacaggGAAGCTGCTACTTGGGATTTGAGGAAAACGGCTCTGTTCTGCCTCGCCTCTAGGTTCTGCAAGTTGCCGGAGTCCTCAGCCGCCGGGAACCAGCACTGGAGCTACCCAGAATCACTACTGCTGCTGCCATGGGAGCTGGTATTGGAACCACTGATGGAGCTGCTGTGTTTAGTGATTTTCGCGAGTTGTGACATCGAG ATATCAAGTGAAGAAGCTATAGAAACTGCAAAGCAACTAATGCTTAAAGAAGGCCTGTTT AAGATGCAGAAGACGAGCGAGAAACTTTTTTggttgatgaagatgatgaagacaATGACGGGAATGGGAATGCCATTGGTGAGTGGGGATATCTGTGCAATTTAA
- the LOC127739744 gene encoding uncharacterized protein LOC127739744 isoform X4, with protein MAMERNVNGKGNREAATWDLRKTALFCLASRFCKLPESSAAGNQHWSYPESLLLLPWELVLEPLMELLCLVIFASCDIEISSEEAIETAKQLMLKEGLFVSSLICRRRARNFFG; from the exons ATGGCCATGGAGAGGAACGtgaatggaaaaggaaacaggGAAGCTGCTACTTGGGATTTGAGGAAAACGGCTCTGTTCTGCCTCGCCTCTAGGTTCTGCAAGTTGCCGGAGTCCTCAGCCGCCGGGAACCAGCACTGGAGCTACCCAGAATCACTACTGCTGCTGCCATGGGAGCTGGTATTGGAACCACTGATGGAGCTGCTGTGTTTAGTGATTTTCGCGAGTTGTGACATCGAG ATATCAAGTGAAGAAGCTATAGAAACTGCAAAGCAACTAATGCTTAAAGAAGGCCTGTTTGTAAGTTCCCTAAT ATGCAGAAGACGAGCGAGAAACTTTTTTggttga
- the LOC127739744 gene encoding uncharacterized protein LOC127739744 isoform X2, with protein MAMERNVNGKGNREAATWDLRKTALFCLASRFCKLPESSAAGNQHWSYPESLLLLPWELVLEPLMELLCLVIFASCDIEISSEEAIETAKQLMLKEGLFMQKTSEKLFWLMKMMKTMTGMGMPLVSGDICAI; from the exons ATGGCCATGGAGAGGAACGtgaatggaaaaggaaacaggGAAGCTGCTACTTGGGATTTGAGGAAAACGGCTCTGTTCTGCCTCGCCTCTAGGTTCTGCAAGTTGCCGGAGTCCTCAGCCGCCGGGAACCAGCACTGGAGCTACCCAGAATCACTACTGCTGCTGCCATGGGAGCTGGTATTGGAACCACTGATGGAGCTGCTGTGTTTAGTGATTTTCGCGAGTTGTGACATCGAG ATATCAAGTGAAGAAGCTATAGAAACTGCAAAGCAACTAATGCTTAAAGAAGGCCTGTTT ATGCAGAAGACGAGCGAGAAACTTTTTTggttgatgaagatgatgaagacaATGACGGGAATGGGAATGCCATTGGTGAGTGGGGATATCTGTGCAATTTAA